A portion of the Sabethes cyaneus chromosome 3, idSabCyanKW18_F2, whole genome shotgun sequence genome contains these proteins:
- the LOC128743969 gene encoding uncharacterized protein LOC128743969 produces the protein MHLIDKVREIVMVPVSPRYLRISTILIAIYKVLIAHILLFIMLLGLAHAEEMSAILGADIADQKEREEYVYIPTNAKGETMNQLRFKSAANLASVTLCMLYVGTTLATIYVLSCLGLLIGTLRNRHEFFIPWMVVDFFGTLVAASIMIAVGYNKMTYCVIGKWQYWGFCAVMTAFNLIIWTVVRMFYKNLVHMTKLREVAVVAIPCPSPGTKPVP, from the exons ATGCATTTGATCGATAAAGTGCGTGAAATCGTCATGGTTCCCGTGTCGCCCAGATATCTTCGGATTTCCACCATCCTGATTGCCATCTACAAAGTG CTAATCGCCCACATCTTGCTGTTCATCATGCTGCTGGGGCTGGCCCATGCCGAGGAGATGAGTGCCATCCTTGGGGCGGACATTGCCGACCAGAAGGAGCGCGAGGAGTATGTTTACATTCCGACCAATGCCAAAGGCGAGACCATGAACCAACTTCGCTTCAAATCGGCTGCCAATCTGGCTTCGG TGACGCTTTGTATGCTGTACGTCGGTACCACTTTGGCGACAATTTACGTGCTGAGCTGTCTCGGGCTGCTAATTGGGACGCTTCGCAATCGGCATGAGTTTTTCATCCCCTGGATGGTGGTGGATTTCTTCGGGACTCTGGTGGCCGCCTCGATAATGATTGCCGTCGGCTACAACAAGATGACTTACTGTGTGATTGGAAAGTGGCAATACT GGGGCTTCTGCGCGGTGATGACGGCCTTCAACCTGATCATCTGGACCGTGGTACGCATGTTCTACAAGAATCTGGTGCACATGACGAAGCTGCGCGAGGTTGCGGTCGTGGCCATCCCGTGCCCGTCGCCCGGAACCAAACCGGTACCGTAA